One Epidermidibacterium keratini DNA segment encodes these proteins:
- a CDS encoding Asp23/Gls24 family envelope stress response protein — protein MTAPAMSSTTGEPVSSDPASRGLTRVSPHVVERIATHACASVPGTVTPRTAPPEVTAPPPRARADVSGRHAHLSVTVGMSYARPIANVATEVRRHVSADVERLCGMQVVGVDVEAVPIHTMRRSRVR, from the coding sequence ATGACCGCCCCGGCGATGAGCTCGACGACCGGTGAGCCGGTCTCGAGCGACCCAGCGAGCCGCGGGCTGACGCGGGTCTCGCCGCATGTCGTCGAACGGATCGCCACGCACGCCTGCGCGAGCGTCCCTGGCACTGTCACGCCGCGCACGGCGCCGCCTGAGGTGACCGCTCCGCCGCCGCGTGCTCGGGCCGACGTCAGCGGCCGACACGCGCACCTGAGCGTCACCGTGGGCATGAGCTACGCGCGGCCGATCGCCAATGTGGCAACCGAAGTACGCCGTCATGTCTCGGCCGATGTCGAGCGGCTCTGCGGGATGCAGGTGGTCGGGGTCGACGTCGAGGCAGTGCCGATCCACACGATGCGCCGGAGCCGGGTGCGATGA
- a CDS encoding DUF6286 domain-containing protein: MSTSQRILLRATSALVGLVLVAALVLGVGQIVAGLVSGDNFIVPTSQWYDALRTTAWDDPDVLLVGIAALIIGVLLLLVAVLTRPRLIGLRAPKDGVEVRIAPRTVAQILRRQAEAVPGIASASAEVNAGTARITADAPLAHPDYISRELERTLSHALKQIPWSQLPSLQVEISSDRGSSVVTAQPPARTDGAAQSSERR; the protein is encoded by the coding sequence ATGAGCACCAGCCAACGGATCCTGCTGCGCGCCACCAGTGCGCTCGTCGGGCTCGTGCTCGTCGCGGCCCTGGTGCTCGGGGTCGGGCAGATCGTCGCCGGGCTCGTGAGTGGTGACAACTTCATCGTGCCGACCAGCCAGTGGTACGACGCGCTGCGGACCACGGCGTGGGATGACCCAGACGTGCTGCTCGTCGGGATCGCCGCCCTCATCATCGGCGTGCTGCTCCTGCTGGTCGCCGTACTGACTCGGCCGCGCCTGATCGGGCTTCGCGCCCCCAAGGACGGCGTCGAGGTGCGGATCGCACCGCGTACCGTCGCGCAGATTCTGCGCCGTCAGGCCGAGGCCGTTCCGGGCATCGCATCGGCGTCCGCGGAGGTCAACGCCGGCACGGCGCGCATTACCGCCGACGCGCCGTTGGCGCACCCGGACTACATCTCCCGCGAGCTTGAGCGGACCCTGTCGCACGCCCTCAAGCAGATCCCCTGGAGCCAGCTGCCGAGCCTGCAGGTGGAGATCTCCTCTGACCGCGGTTCGAGCGTCGTCACCGCGCAGCCGCCGGCCCGCACCGATGGCGCAGCGCAATCTTCGGAGCGGCGATGA
- a CDS encoding PPK2 family polyphosphate kinase, with product MSKKKRSHEASSDQPDLRSVLRVPAEPDAARSFLSSLGPDAKPRGPKDKASAPAAMQQYAGDLGELQERLYAESKGGSQRRLLLVLQGMDTSGKGGVVEHVLGLVNPAGLALRTFKSPTKEELAHHFLWRIRRAVPMAGEIGIFDRSHYEDVLIAKVRSLVDAETIEKRYAEINRFEQGLVDDGVTIIKCFLNISYDEQRERLLARLDDPTKHWKFNEGDIEERQRWDDYQAAYFEALTRCNTDAAPWYAIPSDRKWYRNWAIGQILLETLMELDPQYPKMDLDVPALKARLAPPN from the coding sequence GTGAGTAAGAAGAAGCGTTCGCACGAGGCGAGCTCGGATCAACCAGACCTGCGCAGCGTGCTTCGCGTGCCGGCCGAGCCGGACGCCGCACGCTCCTTCCTCTCCTCGCTCGGCCCGGACGCGAAGCCGCGTGGCCCTAAGGACAAGGCGTCGGCGCCGGCGGCCATGCAGCAGTACGCCGGCGATCTGGGTGAGCTGCAGGAGCGGCTCTACGCCGAGTCGAAAGGTGGCTCGCAGCGCCGCCTGCTGCTGGTGCTGCAAGGCATGGACACCTCCGGCAAAGGCGGCGTCGTCGAGCATGTCCTCGGGCTGGTCAATCCGGCCGGACTGGCGCTGCGTACGTTCAAGTCGCCCACCAAGGAGGAGCTCGCGCACCACTTCCTCTGGCGGATCCGCCGCGCTGTGCCGATGGCCGGCGAGATCGGCATCTTCGACCGCTCGCATTATGAGGATGTGCTGATCGCGAAGGTGCGCTCGCTCGTCGACGCGGAGACGATCGAGAAGCGGTACGCCGAGATCAACCGGTTTGAGCAGGGGCTGGTCGACGACGGTGTCACGATCATCAAGTGCTTCTTGAACATCTCCTACGACGAGCAGCGTGAGCGACTGCTGGCCCGCCTCGACGACCCCACGAAGCACTGGAAGTTCAACGAGGGTGACATCGAGGAGCGCCAGCGGTGGGACGACTACCAGGCGGCGTACTTCGAGGCGCTGACGCGCTGCAACACCGACGCCGCGCCGTGGTACGCGATCCCGTCGGACCGCAAGTGGTATCGCAACTGGGCGATCGGGCAGATCCTGCTCGAGACGCTGATGGAGCTGGACCCGCAGTACCCGAAGATGGATCTCGACGTGCCCGCGCTCAAGGCCCGCCTCGCACCGCCCAACTAA
- the amaP gene encoding alkaline shock response membrane anchor protein AmaP yields MKPPLVDRINRVVLAVVGIIVAAAGIAIVLHSSGALGRDRAGSPVVSSPTAAWYADNGSWLWPTVGVVGLVVIGLCVWWISAQLRTRGTERLELGRSQEGALSVSVSHLEDCIERDATEYDEIRRARAKVSVEDDVVLVALTLSVGPPYDVARAIARVTGTVLPHLAVTLDEPNPKTIRTTITVEAAEAAMTRLQ; encoded by the coding sequence ATGAAGCCGCCATTGGTCGACCGCATCAACCGCGTCGTACTCGCCGTGGTCGGGATCATCGTTGCGGCAGCGGGAATCGCCATCGTGCTGCACAGCTCTGGCGCACTCGGCCGCGATCGTGCCGGCTCGCCGGTGGTGTCGAGCCCGACGGCGGCGTGGTACGCCGACAACGGCAGCTGGCTCTGGCCCACCGTCGGCGTGGTCGGGCTGGTGGTGATCGGGCTGTGCGTGTGGTGGATCTCGGCGCAGCTGCGGACGCGCGGCACGGAGCGGCTGGAGCTGGGTCGCTCGCAGGAGGGCGCGCTGTCGGTCTCGGTCAGCCACCTCGAGGACTGCATCGAGCGCGATGCCACCGAGTACGACGAGATCCGTCGGGCGCGGGCCAAGGTCAGCGTCGAGGATGACGTCGTACTCGTCGCGCTCACCCTGTCGGTGGGCCCGCCGTACGACGTGGCCCGCGCGATCGCCCGGGTGACCGGTACGGTGCTGCCGCACCTCGCGGTCACCCTCGACGAGCCGAACCCGAAGACGATCCGCACCACGATCACGGTCGAGGCCGCTGAAGCCGCGATGACGCGGCTGCAGTGA
- the ligD gene encoding non-homologous end-joining DNA ligase, whose protein sequence is MATAPVFFDVDGEQVKISSPDRICFPERGITKLQVAEYYLAVGPGILGAVRDRPTALERWPKGVIPLDPDKPVSPANGDFFYQKHVPKKGMPEYVGTVRITFPSGRPGTEICPDNLASVMWAVNMNTVTFHPWPVTREEVDRPDQLRIDLDPQPGTDFSDAVRASGVLREVLDDFGLAGFPKTSGGRGLHVYVPIAPRWEFLDARHALIALGREVARLAPDLVTMAWWKEERGERVFIDYNQMARDRSIASAYSVRANARATVSAPLRWDEVDSVQPEDFDVISMPARFAEVGDIATELYDAPAGDISGLLEQFERDKTDRGEGEMPFPPDYPKMPGEPPRVQPSKKVAEHWDDEGNRKA, encoded by the coding sequence ATGGCGACTGCACCGGTGTTCTTCGACGTCGACGGCGAGCAGGTCAAGATCAGCAGCCCTGACCGGATCTGCTTCCCCGAGCGTGGCATCACCAAGCTGCAGGTCGCCGAGTACTACCTCGCTGTCGGCCCGGGAATCCTCGGTGCGGTACGCGACCGGCCGACAGCCCTGGAGCGGTGGCCAAAAGGCGTCATCCCGCTCGACCCCGACAAGCCGGTGAGCCCGGCCAACGGCGACTTCTTCTACCAAAAGCATGTGCCCAAGAAGGGGATGCCGGAGTACGTCGGCACCGTGCGGATCACCTTCCCGAGTGGCCGGCCCGGCACCGAGATCTGCCCGGACAACCTCGCGTCGGTGATGTGGGCGGTCAACATGAACACGGTGACGTTTCACCCCTGGCCGGTCACCCGCGAGGAAGTCGACAGGCCCGATCAGCTGCGCATCGACCTCGATCCGCAGCCCGGCACCGATTTCAGTGACGCGGTGCGGGCCAGCGGCGTACTGCGCGAGGTCCTCGACGACTTCGGGCTTGCCGGGTTCCCGAAGACCAGCGGCGGGCGCGGGCTGCACGTCTACGTCCCGATCGCGCCGCGGTGGGAGTTCCTGGACGCGCGGCACGCGCTCATTGCGCTCGGGCGCGAGGTCGCGCGCCTCGCCCCGGATCTGGTCACGATGGCGTGGTGGAAGGAGGAGCGCGGCGAGCGCGTCTTCATCGACTACAACCAGATGGCCCGCGACCGGTCGATCGCCTCGGCGTACTCGGTGCGCGCCAATGCCCGCGCGACCGTGTCAGCGCCCCTGCGCTGGGACGAGGTCGACAGTGTGCAGCCGGAGGACTTCGACGTCATCAGCATGCCGGCTCGGTTTGCCGAGGTCGGCGACATTGCGACCGAGCTGTACGACGCCCCTGCCGGGGACATCTCCGGTCTGCTGGAGCAGTTCGAGCGCGACAAGACCGACCGCGGCGAAGGCGAGATGCCCTTCCCGCCGGACTACCCGAAGATGCCCGGCGAGCCGCCGCGGGTGCAGCCGAGCAAGAAGGTCGCCGAGCACTGGGATGACGAGGGCAACCGCAAGGCGTGA
- the msrB gene encoding peptide-methionine (R)-S-oxide reductase MsrB produces the protein MTTDTPQPAVTKSDEQWREQLSPEEYAVLRQAATERPFTGEYTDTKTVGVYRCRACDTELFRSDTKFESHCGWPSFYAPSDSDAVILKEDNTLGMRRVEVICANCHSHLGHVFHGEGYPTPTDDRYCINSISLTLEPAE, from the coding sequence ATGACTACCGACACCCCGCAGCCTGCGGTCACCAAGTCCGACGAGCAGTGGCGTGAGCAGCTCAGCCCCGAGGAGTACGCCGTACTCCGCCAGGCGGCAACCGAGCGGCCCTTCACCGGCGAGTACACCGACACCAAGACCGTCGGGGTCTACCGTTGCCGGGCGTGCGACACCGAGCTGTTCCGCTCGGACACCAAGTTCGAGAGCCACTGCGGCTGGCCGAGCTTCTACGCGCCGTCGGACTCCGACGCCGTGATCCTCAAGGAGGACAACACGCTCGGGATGCGCCGCGTCGAGGTGATCTGCGCGAACTGCCACAGCCACCTCGGGCACGTCTTCCACGGCGAGGGCTACCCGACGCCGACCGACGACCGCTACTGCATCAACAGCATCAGCCTCACGCTCGAGCCCGCCGAATAG
- a CDS encoding ATP-dependent DNA ligase, whose translation MTLPVTHPLQPTLAKPAKSLPTGEGWIYEPKWDGFRAIVFKDGDEIEIGSRASQPLTRYFPELVAHLREQLPPRCVLDGEIIVETDGRLDFDALQQRIHPADSRVQMLAEKTPASMMIFDLIALGDESLMSRPLGERRSLLRSELDGVRPPLYLTPETTSAELAMQWFVEFEGAGLDGLIAKPLDSAYEPGARIYAKLKHQRDLDAVIAGFRWHKSGGIVGSLMLGLYDDDGALHYIGATSAFSMKRRAELVEELAPYRVESLSEHPWGGWKEAMDGERKPGNLNRWNAGKDMSWEAVRPELVVEIGYDQFQGPRLRHLGKFRRFRPDRDPRSCTLDQIERPEDYPFSGVLAYSPTT comes from the coding sequence ATGACGCTGCCGGTGACGCACCCTCTCCAGCCCACGCTGGCCAAGCCCGCGAAGTCGCTGCCGACGGGCGAGGGCTGGATCTACGAGCCGAAGTGGGACGGCTTTCGCGCCATCGTCTTCAAGGACGGCGACGAGATCGAGATCGGCAGCCGCGCGTCGCAGCCGCTGACGCGCTACTTCCCCGAGCTGGTCGCGCACCTGCGCGAGCAGCTGCCCCCGCGGTGCGTGCTCGACGGCGAGATCATCGTCGAGACCGACGGGCGGCTCGACTTCGACGCGCTGCAGCAGCGCATCCATCCGGCCGACTCTCGAGTGCAGATGCTGGCCGAGAAGACGCCAGCCTCGATGATGATCTTCGATCTCATCGCGCTCGGCGACGAGTCGCTGATGAGCCGCCCACTCGGTGAGCGTCGCTCACTCCTGCGCTCCGAATTGGACGGCGTGCGCCCGCCGCTCTACCTCACTCCGGAGACGACCAGCGCGGAGCTGGCGATGCAGTGGTTCGTCGAGTTCGAAGGCGCCGGTCTCGACGGGCTCATCGCCAAACCGCTCGACTCGGCGTACGAGCCGGGCGCGCGAATCTACGCAAAGCTCAAGCATCAGCGCGATCTTGATGCGGTCATCGCTGGTTTTCGCTGGCACAAGTCCGGCGGCATCGTCGGCTCGCTGATGCTCGGGCTGTACGACGACGACGGCGCGCTGCACTACATCGGCGCCACGTCGGCGTTCTCGATGAAGCGGCGCGCAGAGCTGGTCGAGGAGCTCGCGCCGTACCGCGTCGAGTCGCTGTCCGAACATCCTTGGGGTGGCTGGAAAGAAGCGATGGACGGTGAGCGTAAGCCGGGCAACCTCAACCGCTGGAACGCCGGGAAGGACATGAGCTGGGAGGCGGTGCGTCCGGAGCTTGTGGTCGAGATCGGCTACGACCAGTTCCAGGGCCCGCGGCTGCGACACCTCGGCAAGTTCCGCCGGTTCCGGCCCGACCGCGACCCGCGCTCGTGCACGCTCGATCAGATCGAGCGGCCAGAGGATTACCCGTTCAGCGGCGTACTCGCCTACTCACCGACCACCTGA
- the hemQ gene encoding hydrogen peroxide-dependent heme synthase, translating to MRYAMWTVFRVSSSLRDLDQSREEAASELAELLDEAQRTRDVTTRGIYDVAGFRADADFMIWTHAESTDDLQLVYSKLRQSALGSHLEPVWSQVALHRPAEFNRSHLPAFLADEKSRDYICVYPFVRSYEWYLLPDEERRDMLREHGQMARPYEGVRANTVSSFALGDYEWMLAFESDELDKIVDLMRDLRASGARRHVREETPFYTGRRVTPAQLLERLP from the coding sequence ATGCGCTATGCGATGTGGACCGTGTTTCGAGTCTCGTCGTCGCTGCGTGACCTCGACCAGTCACGCGAGGAGGCCGCGAGCGAGCTCGCCGAGCTTCTCGATGAGGCACAGCGCACGCGCGACGTGACGACCCGCGGGATCTACGACGTGGCCGGCTTCCGCGCCGACGCCGACTTCATGATCTGGACCCACGCCGAGTCGACCGACGACCTGCAGCTGGTCTACTCCAAGCTGCGCCAGAGCGCGCTCGGCTCGCACCTGGAGCCGGTGTGGTCTCAGGTCGCGCTGCATCGGCCGGCCGAGTTCAATCGCAGCCACCTGCCGGCCTTCCTCGCCGACGAGAAGTCGCGGGACTACATCTGCGTCTACCCGTTCGTGCGCTCCTACGAGTGGTACCTGCTGCCGGACGAGGAGCGGCGCGACATGCTGCGCGAGCACGGCCAGATGGCCCGACCCTACGAGGGCGTCCGCGCCAACACCGTCTCGTCGTTTGCGCTCGGCGACTACGAGTGGATGCTGGCGTTCGAGAGCGACGAGCTCGACAAGATCGTCGACTTGATGCGCGACCTGCGCGCCTCGGGAGCCCGCCGGCACGTGCGTGAAGAGACGCCGTTCTACACCGGCCGCCGGGTCACGCCCGCGCAGCTTCTCGAGCGCCTCCCGTAA
- a CDS encoding Asp23/Gls24 family envelope stress response protein: protein MSDNSETRPIDRPVAPVPPPQQTGGPLVPPAPPASSGLAVDDGTLTFAEVVIAKIAALAAREVSGVHNLGVGTARSVTAVRDRLPGVGSGTSSATSGVSVEVGKTQTAIDLDLVVEYGTPITEIARDVRRRVISVVEQYTGLQVVEVNITVDDINLPALPDGGVDRLQ, encoded by the coding sequence GTGAGCGACAACTCCGAAACCCGTCCCATCGACCGCCCCGTCGCGCCTGTGCCGCCGCCCCAGCAGACCGGCGGGCCGCTCGTTCCGCCCGCGCCGCCGGCCAGCAGCGGGTTGGCGGTCGATGACGGGACGCTGACCTTCGCCGAGGTGGTCATCGCCAAGATCGCCGCCCTCGCAGCCCGAGAGGTGAGCGGCGTACACAACCTCGGCGTGGGCACGGCTCGGTCGGTGACCGCCGTGCGCGACCGCCTTCCCGGGGTGGGCTCGGGTACGTCGAGCGCCACCAGCGGCGTCTCGGTCGAGGTCGGCAAGACCCAGACCGCCATCGACCTCGATCTGGTCGTCGAGTACGGCACGCCGATCACGGAGATCGCCCGCGACGTACGCCGCCGCGTGATCAGCGTCGTCGAGCAGTACACCGGGCTGCAGGTGGTCGAGGTCAACATCACCGTCGACGACATCAACCTCCCTGCGCTGCCCGACGGCGGCGTGGACCGACTGCAGTGA
- a CDS encoding epoxide hydrolase family protein, protein MTATPHLSGRLPHSPTTADRNCATGVPQDQLDRLVAAWLDFDWRAYEARLNALDHVVTDIGGQTAHAVHARSPHEDATPLILVHGWPGSFLEHVGLIDRLTRPDEYGGTADEAFHVVIPSLPGFGFSMPLAANADFSTGGIAEMFVELMSRLGYERFVAQGGDIGAGVAPEMGRRAPDRVIGVHVNGALGSFVTSEQADGLGELSELERDRLARVDAFMQGEFAYISLHGTRPALLGGMVADSPVAQLAWMLDKQQAWTWPLESAAEDVLGLEFVLANASLYWFTRTAGTSAYVGYAQPGEWGPSRRRPAYRLRRSSSPTT, encoded by the coding sequence GTGACAGCCACACCACATCTAAGCGGGCGCCTGCCGCACTCGCCGACAACAGCGGACCGAAACTGTGCGACCGGCGTACCCCAGGACCAACTGGACCGGTTGGTCGCCGCCTGGCTCGACTTCGACTGGCGCGCCTACGAAGCACGGTTGAACGCCCTCGACCACGTCGTCACCGACATCGGCGGCCAAACGGCCCACGCGGTGCACGCTCGCTCACCACACGAGGACGCGACGCCGCTCATCCTCGTGCACGGCTGGCCCGGATCGTTCCTCGAACACGTCGGGCTGATCGACCGACTCACCCGACCTGACGAGTACGGCGGCACGGCTGACGAGGCGTTTCACGTCGTGATTCCCTCGCTGCCCGGCTTCGGTTTCTCGATGCCGCTTGCCGCGAATGCTGACTTCTCGACCGGCGGTATCGCCGAGATGTTCGTCGAGCTCATGAGTCGGCTTGGCTACGAGCGGTTCGTTGCTCAAGGCGGAGACATCGGCGCCGGCGTCGCACCGGAGATGGGCCGGCGCGCACCCGACCGCGTCATCGGCGTACACGTCAACGGCGCACTCGGTTCGTTCGTCACCTCCGAGCAGGCCGACGGTCTGGGCGAGCTGTCCGAGCTCGAACGCGACCGGCTCGCTCGCGTCGATGCGTTCATGCAGGGCGAGTTCGCCTACATCTCACTGCACGGCACCCGGCCGGCGCTGCTGGGCGGGATGGTCGCCGACTCCCCCGTCGCCCAGCTCGCCTGGATGCTCGATAAGCAACAAGCGTGGACCTGGCCGCTGGAGAGCGCCGCCGAGGACGTGCTCGGCCTGGAGTTCGTGCTGGCAAACGCCTCCCTCTACTGGTTTACCCGCACCGCAGGTACGTCGGCGTACGTCGGATATGCCCAGCCCGGGGAGTGGGGGCCGTCGCGGCGCCGTCCGGCGTACCGACTGCGGCGATCCAGTTCGCCCACGACGTAG